A single Populus alba chromosome 7, ASM523922v2, whole genome shotgun sequence DNA region contains:
- the LOC118047857 gene encoding triacylglycerol lipase OBL1 isoform X1, translating into MDCDKGFSSSYMLLKPEELTFFDLINILFSTDIEKRKFVDSAEVKEEDFQRRWLIFISIVVQKLLQFFSKPISSFGSLVEMWLNLLSSNGGFGSLLLNTIEGKVVIPEKRSASFVSITGNYDLRTELDRNIKHGDPRYYAELSMMASKASYENKEYLETIVNHHWEMELLGSYDFWNDYQDKATTQAFLLRDKKDDHDTIVLAFRGTEPFDADAWCSDFDLSWYEIPDVGRIHGGFMKALGLQKCLGWPKEMKQNSSRPAPLAYYALRDILKGILSQNDQTKYIVTGHSLGGALAILFPAVLAFHDEKLLLDRLQGIYTFGQPRVGDGNFGKYMENILEQNTIPYYRFVYGSDIVPRLPYDDKALMFKHFGTCLYYNRNYEVQVVEEEPNKNYFSLRGAIPMMVNAFFELIRSFTISSTRGREYKERWFLRGFRVTGLLLPGVPAHLIQDYVNSTRLGSANVFLSGTKKQE; encoded by the exons ATGGATTGCGACAAAGGGTTTTCGAGCAGTTATATGCTCTTGAAACCCGAAGAATTAACGTTCTTTGATCTCATCAACATCTTATTCTCCACTGACATCGAGAAAAGAAAGTTCGTTGATAGCGCGGAGGTGAAGGAGGAGGATTTTCAGCGGCGATGGCTCATATTCATCTCCATTGTTGTTCAGAAGTTGCTGCAGTTTTTTTCCAAACCGATATCATCTTTCGGGTCACTTGTGGAGATGTGGCTCAACCTGTTGTCTAGCAACGGTGGCTTTGGCAGCCTTTTACTAAATACCATAGAAG GGAAGGTGGTGATTCCGGAGAAAAGATCAGCATCTTTCGTATCTATTACAGGAAATTACGACTTACGAACAGAATTGGACAGAAACATTAAGCATGGTGATCCGAGGTACTATGCAGAACTTTCTATGATGGCTTCTAAAGCATCATACGAGAACAAAGAGTACCTCGAAACTATTGTCAACCATCACTGGGAG ATGGAGTTATTGGGATCCTATGACTTCTGGAACG ATTATCAAGATAAAGCCACAACACAAGCCTTCTTACTACGTGACAAAAAAGATGACCATGATACAATTGTTTTGGCTTTCAGAGGTACTGAACCTTTTGATGCGGACGCTTGGTGTTCCGACTTTGATCTTTCCTGGTATGAGATTCCTGATGTTGGAAGGATCCATGGAGGTTTTATGAAAGCTCTGGGATTGCAAAAGTGCCTTGGTTGGCCTAAGGAAATGAAGCAAAATAGCTCACGCCCAGCACCATTAGCTTACTATGCTCTTAGAGATATATTGAAAGGCATTTTGTCACAAAATgatcaaacaaaatacatagtGACCGGTCACAGCTTAGGCGGGGCGCTAGCAATTCTGTTCCCCGCAGTTTTGGCATTCCATGATGAGAAACTTCTGTTGGACAGGTTACAAGGGATCTACACATTTGGGCAGCCTAGAGTAGGAGATGGAAATTTTGGAAAATACATGGAGAATATATTAGAACAGAACACGATCCCATATTACAGGTTTGTTTACGGTTCTGATATAGTTCCTAGGTTGCCTTATGATGACAAGGCCCTTATGTTCAAGCACTTTGGGACATGCCTCTACTACAACAGGAACTATGAAGTACAG GTAGTTGAAGAAGAACCAAACAAGAATTACTTCTCTCTACGTGGGGCAATACCCATGATGGTAAATGCATTTTTTGAGTTAATAAGAAGCTTCACCATCTCGAGCACCAGGGGACGAGAGTACAAAGAAAGATGGTTCTTGAGAGGGTTTAGGGTAACTGGATTGCTACTCCCTGGTGTTCCAGCTCATCTTATCCAAGATTATGTTAACTCTACTCGTTTGGGATCAGCCAACGTATTTCTGTCAGGAACCAAGAAGCAAGAGTAA
- the LOC118047857 gene encoding triacylglycerol lipase OBL1 isoform X2 produces MDCDKGFSSSYMLLKPEELTFFDLINILFSTDIEKRKFVDSAEVKEEDFQRRWLIFISIVVQKLLQFFSKPISSFGSLVEMWLNLLSSNGGFGSLLLNTIEGKVVIPEKRSASFVSITGNYDLRTELDRNIKHGDPRYYAELSMMASKASYENKEYLETIVNHHWEMELLGSYDFWNDYQDKATTQAFLLRDKKDDHDTIVLAFRGTEPFDADAWCSDFDLSWYEIPDVGRIHGGFMKALGLQKCLGWPKEMKQNSSRPAPLAYYALRDILKGILSQNDQTKYIVTGHSLGGALAILFPAVLAFHDEKLLLDRLQGIYTFGQPRVGDGNFGKYMENILEQNTIPYYRFVYGSDIVPRLPYDDKALMFKHFGTCLYYNRNYEVQAIEEEPNKNYFSLRGAIPMMVNAFFELIRSFTISSTRGREYKERWFLRGFRVTGLLLPGVPAHLIQDYVNSTRLGSANVFLSGTKKQE; encoded by the exons ATGGATTGCGACAAAGGGTTTTCGAGCAGTTATATGCTCTTGAAACCCGAAGAATTAACGTTCTTTGATCTCATCAACATCTTATTCTCCACTGACATCGAGAAAAGAAAGTTCGTTGATAGCGCGGAGGTGAAGGAGGAGGATTTTCAGCGGCGATGGCTCATATTCATCTCCATTGTTGTTCAGAAGTTGCTGCAGTTTTTTTCCAAACCGATATCATCTTTCGGGTCACTTGTGGAGATGTGGCTCAACCTGTTGTCTAGCAACGGTGGCTTTGGCAGCCTTTTACTAAATACCATAGAAG GGAAGGTGGTGATTCCGGAGAAAAGATCAGCATCTTTCGTATCTATTACAGGAAATTACGACTTACGAACAGAATTGGACAGAAACATTAAGCATGGTGATCCGAGGTACTATGCAGAACTTTCTATGATGGCTTCTAAAGCATCATACGAGAACAAAGAGTACCTCGAAACTATTGTCAACCATCACTGGGAG ATGGAGTTATTGGGATCCTATGACTTCTGGAACG ATTATCAAGATAAAGCCACAACACAAGCCTTCTTACTACGTGACAAAAAAGATGACCATGATACAATTGTTTTGGCTTTCAGAGGTACTGAACCTTTTGATGCGGACGCTTGGTGTTCCGACTTTGATCTTTCCTGGTATGAGATTCCTGATGTTGGAAGGATCCATGGAGGTTTTATGAAAGCTCTGGGATTGCAAAAGTGCCTTGGTTGGCCTAAGGAAATGAAGCAAAATAGCTCACGCCCAGCACCATTAGCTTACTATGCTCTTAGAGATATATTGAAAGGCATTTTGTCACAAAATgatcaaacaaaatacatagtGACCGGTCACAGCTTAGGCGGGGCGCTAGCAATTCTGTTCCCCGCAGTTTTGGCATTCCATGATGAGAAACTTCTGTTGGACAGGTTACAAGGGATCTACACATTTGGGCAGCCTAGAGTAGGAGATGGAAATTTTGGAAAATACATGGAGAATATATTAGAACAGAACACGATCCCATATTACAGGTTTGTTTACGGTTCTGATATAGTTCCTAGGTTGCCTTATGATGACAAGGCCCTTATGTTCAAGCACTTTGGGACATGCCTCTACTACAACAGGAACTATGAAGTACAGGCAA TTGAAGAAGAACCAAACAAGAATTACTTCTCTCTACGTGGGGCAATACCCATGATGGTAAATGCATTTTTTGAGTTAATAAGAAGCTTCACCATCTCGAGCACCAGGGGACGAGAGTACAAAGAAAGATGGTTCTTGAGAGGGTTTAGGGTAACTGGATTGCTACTCCCTGGTGTTCCAGCTCATCTTATCCAAGATTATGTTAACTCTACTCGTTTGGGATCAGCCAACGTATTTCTGTCAGGAACCAAGAAGCAAGAGTAA